The following are encoded in a window of Arthrobacter woluwensis genomic DNA:
- a CDS encoding ABC transporter substrate-binding protein produces MKKTALGSLAALAAAALVLSGCSGADGGGGGGSIVVGSVNTKSGAATFPESSLAAKAVFDAFNDAGGLNGKKIDYKALDDKGDPAGATAAARELVGSDEAVAMVGSASLLECDLNAKYYEQQGIVSVPGIGVDTGCFNNKSISPANVGPYNDMTLTLTYGSEVKKLNDICILLEIAGSTRPSYQAAIDKWTAATGKKPKYVDDTVPYGAADYTPYIVKARQQGCKALAVNGVEPDAIAQVKAANAQGWNDVTWLFLTSTYSENFAKAVDNAGAGIYVPAEFYPFTEQSDITKEWRDLMTKNNIPLTSFSQGGFLAAKHFIEAIKTIKGDVTRESVAKALRDAAPMSNPMIGDPYKFGQVPAAGWPIVLKSGTHRWEKAATDWLRLPKS; encoded by the coding sequence ATGAAGAAAACAGCACTGGGCTCGCTTGCCGCCCTCGCCGCCGCGGCGCTCGTCCTCTCGGGGTGTTCCGGCGCGGACGGGGGAGGCGGTGGCGGCTCGATCGTCGTCGGCTCCGTCAACACCAAGTCCGGTGCGGCGACCTTCCCCGAATCCTCGCTGGCGGCGAAGGCCGTCTTCGACGCCTTCAATGACGCGGGCGGCCTGAACGGGAAGAAGATCGATTACAAGGCGCTCGATGACAAGGGCGACCCGGCCGGCGCCACCGCCGCGGCCCGTGAGCTCGTCGGGTCCGACGAGGCGGTCGCCATGGTCGGCTCCGCCAGCCTGCTCGAGTGCGATCTCAACGCCAAGTACTACGAGCAGCAGGGGATCGTCTCCGTGCCCGGCATCGGTGTGGACACGGGCTGCTTCAACAACAAGAGCATCTCCCCGGCCAATGTCGGCCCATACAACGACATGACGCTCACCCTGACCTACGGGTCCGAGGTCAAGAAGCTGAACGACATCTGCATCCTGCTCGAGATCGCGGGATCCACGCGGCCCAGCTACCAGGCCGCCATCGACAAATGGACCGCGGCCACCGGGAAGAAGCCCAAGTACGTCGACGACACCGTGCCGTACGGCGCCGCGGACTACACGCCGTACATCGTCAAGGCACGCCAGCAGGGCTGCAAGGCGCTCGCGGTCAACGGCGTGGAGCCGGACGCGATCGCGCAGGTCAAGGCCGCGAACGCCCAGGGCTGGAACGACGTCACCTGGCTGTTCCTGACCAGCACGTACAGCGAGAACTTCGCCAAGGCCGTGGACAACGCCGGAGCCGGGATCTACGTCCCCGCCGAGTTCTACCCCTTCACGGAGCAGAGCGACATCACCAAGGAATGGCGGGATCTCATGACGAAGAACAACATCCCGCTCACCTCCTTCAGCCAGGGCGGCTTCCTCGCGGCGAAGCACTTCATCGAGGCGATCAAGACCATCAAGGGGGACGTCACGCGTGAGTCGGTGGCGAAGGCCCTCCGCGACGCCGCCCCGATGTCCAACCCGATGATCGGTGACCCGTACAAGTTCGGGCAGGTCCCCGCGGCCGGCTGGCCCATCGTGCTCAAGTCCGGCACGCATCGCTGGGAAAAGGCGGCCACCGACTGGCTGCGCCTTCCGAAGAGCTGA
- a CDS encoding branched-chain amino acid ABC transporter permease gives MLEGALSGLAAGGLYAVLGVCLTLMSRLVRVVNFAQTATGMFGGFCAVWLVTRGGLPVWLGSVIGVLIGGALAAAIGWIAATWLSEASTTNRSAMTVGPLLLLVSLSFILFGNKPQPFAPLVPGPALVVGGVAISWVAVVMVVMAVAVAGAVHWLLTHTSVGTRLRALSERPTTAELLGIRSRPLSIAVWFVTGVVSSFAIILVAPSQANDATSLAMLIVPAAAAALLGGFRRLSLAVVGGLVLGMLSGLVAQIDGVAFIRNFLPFLLIVILLLWTQRKEVWDAAR, from the coding sequence ATGCTTGAAGGCGCACTCTCCGGCCTCGCCGCCGGAGGACTCTACGCGGTGCTCGGGGTCTGCCTGACGCTCATGTCCCGGCTGGTCCGGGTGGTGAACTTCGCCCAGACGGCCACCGGGATGTTCGGCGGATTCTGCGCGGTGTGGCTCGTCACCCGTGGTGGACTGCCGGTGTGGCTGGGGTCGGTGATCGGGGTGCTGATCGGCGGGGCGCTGGCCGCGGCGATCGGCTGGATCGCCGCCACCTGGCTGTCGGAGGCGAGCACGACCAACCGGTCCGCCATGACGGTCGGTCCGCTCCTGCTCCTGGTCTCCCTGTCGTTCATCCTCTTCGGCAACAAGCCCCAGCCCTTCGCGCCGCTCGTGCCCGGGCCGGCGCTCGTGGTCGGCGGGGTCGCGATCAGCTGGGTGGCCGTGGTCATGGTCGTCATGGCGGTCGCCGTCGCGGGCGCGGTGCACTGGCTCCTCACGCACACGAGCGTGGGGACGCGGTTGCGGGCGCTCAGCGAGCGGCCGACGACGGCGGAACTCCTGGGCATCCGCTCCCGGCCCCTGTCGATCGCGGTCTGGTTCGTCACCGGCGTCGTGAGCTCCTTCGCGATCATCCTGGTGGCGCCCTCCCAGGCGAACGACGCGACCAGCCTCGCGATGCTGATCGTGCCGGCCGCCGCGGCCGCCCTCCTGGGCGGTTTCCGCCGGCTCAGCCTCGCGGTGGTGGGTGGCCTGGTGCTGGGGATGCTCTCCGGCCTGGTCGCCCAGATCGACGGGGTGGCCTTCATCCGCAACTTCCTGCCGTTCCTGCTCATCGTGATTCTGCTGCTGTGGACGCAGCGAAAGGAGGTGTGGGATGCGGCGCGCTGA